One window from the genome of Candidatus Manganitrophaceae bacterium encodes:
- the pseC gene encoding UDP-4-amino-4,6-dideoxy-N-acetyl-beta-L-altrosamine transaminase, with protein MSIPALPFKGGSVRSISISYGRQSISEEDIQSVVDVLKSDFLTQGPAVERFEKAVADYCGAPYAVAVNSATSALHIACLALGVGPGDRVWTSPITFVASANCALYCGAQVDFVDIDPDTYNLSVDRLAKKLAEAEQEGRLPKVVIPVHLCGQPCDMAGIHTLSRRYGFKIIEDASHAIGGKYRGEPIGNGRYSDITVFSFHPVKIITTGEGGMAVTGDGELAKRMQRLRSHGITRNEVEMTRPPDGPWYYQQIDLGFNYRMTDLQAALGLSQMERLDAFVARRHLLARRYHPLLAGLPVRTPWQHPDGYSGMHLYVIRLKLGEIGQTHRAVFEALRAAGIGVNLHYIPVHLQPYYERLGFKPGEYPAAEEYYTEAISLPMYPGLTEEEQDHVVRELEKAVK; from the coding sequence AATCTCCTATGGACGACAGTCAATCTCCGAAGAGGATATTCAATCGGTCGTCGACGTATTGAAATCCGATTTCCTGACGCAGGGACCCGCCGTGGAGCGCTTCGAGAAAGCGGTCGCTGATTATTGCGGAGCGCCCTATGCCGTCGCCGTCAACAGCGCAACCAGCGCCCTGCACATTGCCTGCCTGGCGTTGGGGGTCGGGCCGGGAGACCGGGTCTGGACGAGCCCAATCACCTTTGTGGCCAGCGCCAATTGCGCACTTTACTGTGGCGCTCAGGTCGATTTCGTCGATATCGATCCGGACACATACAATTTGAGCGTCGATCGCCTGGCAAAAAAATTGGCCGAAGCCGAACAAGAAGGCCGGCTCCCTAAAGTGGTAATCCCGGTGCATCTCTGCGGCCAGCCATGCGATATGGCCGGCATTCACACGCTGAGCCGGCGATACGGCTTCAAGATCATCGAAGATGCCTCGCACGCCATCGGCGGAAAATACCGGGGCGAGCCGATCGGCAATGGCCGCTACAGCGACATCACCGTTTTTAGTTTTCACCCGGTCAAGATCATTACCACCGGTGAAGGAGGGATGGCTGTAACCGGGGATGGGGAACTGGCCAAACGGATGCAGCGGCTGCGCAGCCACGGCATCACCCGCAACGAAGTGGAAATGACCCGCCCGCCGGACGGGCCGTGGTATTACCAGCAGATCGACCTCGGCTTCAACTATCGGATGACCGATCTACAGGCGGCGCTCGGTCTCAGCCAGATGGAGCGGCTCGATGCATTCGTCGCCCGGCGGCATCTCCTCGCCCGCAGGTATCACCCATTGCTGGCCGGCCTGCCGGTCCGCACCCCCTGGCAGCATCCGGACGGTTACTCCGGAATGCACCTTTATGTGATCCGGCTCAAGCTCGGTGAAATCGGCCAGACCCATCGCGCAGTCTTCGAAGCCCTCCGCGCCGCAGGGATCGGCGTGAACCTGCATTACATTCCGGTCCACCTGCAGCCCTATTATGAGCGGCTCGGTTTCAAGCCGGGAGAGTATCCCGCCGCGGAAGAATATTACACAGAAGCAATCAGTCTGCCGATGTACCCCGGCTTGACCGAGGAAGAGCAAGATCACGTCGTGCGGGAATTGGAGAAGGCGGTTAAATGA
- a CDS encoding aldo/keto reductase — protein sequence MRRLALGTAQFGMTYGIANQTGQVSRSVAKAMLRLAAANRIDTLDTAIAYGESETCLGEAGIPGFKLVTKLPVVPDGCANIGDWVQEQMSASLSRLGVGAIYGLLLHRPQQLLGAEGKAIYQSLQGLKERGQIQKLGVSVYAPSELELLVPRYRFDLVQAPFNLVDRRLHATGWLQRLKDGGVEIHTRSAFLQGLLLMSPAIIPDQFASWSHLWSKWHSWLARNTTSAVQGCLAYPLSFPEIDRVVVGADSVSQLEQIIDAANRVAPVELPDLHCDAENLINPADWCRS from the coding sequence ATGAGGAGACTCGCGCTCGGCACCGCCCAATTTGGCATGACCTATGGTATTGCCAATCAAACGGGTCAAGTCAGCCGATCGGTGGCAAAGGCGATGTTGCGGCTGGCCGCGGCAAACCGGATCGACACGCTCGACACCGCCATCGCTTACGGCGAGAGCGAGACGTGCCTCGGTGAAGCGGGCATCCCAGGCTTCAAGCTGGTGACGAAACTGCCGGTCGTGCCCGACGGTTGCGCGAACATCGGCGATTGGGTTCAGGAACAAATGTCCGCATCGCTCTCCCGTCTCGGCGTGGGCGCCATCTATGGCCTGCTCCTCCATCGCCCGCAGCAACTGCTCGGGGCGGAGGGCAAAGCAATCTATCAGAGTTTGCAGGGGCTGAAAGAAAGGGGGCAGATACAAAAACTCGGGGTCTCCGTCTATGCCCCAAGCGAGTTGGAGCTGCTCGTCCCGCGATATCGCTTCGATCTGGTTCAGGCTCCGTTCAATCTCGTCGACCGCCGTCTCCACGCCACCGGCTGGCTGCAGCGGTTGAAGGATGGAGGGGTTGAAATTCATACCCGTTCGGCCTTTCTACAAGGCTTGCTCTTAATGTCCCCGGCGATCATTCCCGATCAATTTGCATCATGGTCTCACCTCTGGAGCAAATGGCACAGCTGGCTCGCGCGCAATACCACCTCCGCCGTCCAGGGGTGCCTGGCCTACCCACTCTCTTTCCCCGAGATCGACCGTGTCGTCGTCGGCGCGGATAGCGTGAGCCAGTTAGAGCAGATTATTGATGCAGCAAACAGGGTCGCGCCGGTCGAGTTGCCCGACCTGCATTGCGACGCAGAAAACCTGATTAACCCGGCCGATTGGTGTCGCTCATGA
- a CDS encoding aminotransferase class III-fold pyridoxal phosphate-dependent enzyme, whose product MKVVALVQARMGSTRLPDKVMKPVGGIPMIELLLSRLSRAKEIDQIVVATSVDPRNRPLSDHVRKLGYSCEQGSENDVLDRYVEAAGKHRADVVVRITGDCPLVDPGLVDEVVRGFKAAKVDYFSNIDPPTYPDGLDIEVCTFKALERARRETSRPHDREHVTPYLRESGRFKTASMKYNQDLSGLRWTVDEPADFAVIEKVFGHFHPRIDFTWGEVLGLQRRQPETFSLNQNLIRNEGATMGTGQKLWKRAKRVIPGGSMLLSKRAEMFLPDQWPAYFSKSKGCKVWDLDGREYTDLSIMGIGTNILGYGHPEVDDAVRKTIDAGNMSTLNCPEEVYLAEKLVELHPWAGMVRLARSGGEANAIAIRIARAASGKDKVAICGYHGWHDWYLSANLGDDKNLAGHLLPGLAPNGVPQNLRGTVFPFNYNNFSELETLVNTHDIGVIKMEVVRNQGPQDNFLQKVRQLATDRRIVLIFDECTSGFRQTFGGLHKLYGVEPDMAMFGKALGNGYGITATIGKREIMEAAQTTFISSTFWTERIGPTAALKTLEVMAREKSWEQITETGRDITARWKALAEKYGLSITTNGLPALTGFSFNSPNALAYKTLITQEMLAKGYLAGTSVYVCTEHTPEVVAQFFETLDPIFALIKECEEGRDVMTLLKGPVCHAGFKRLN is encoded by the coding sequence ATGAAAGTCGTCGCGCTCGTTCAAGCCCGGATGGGTTCCACCCGTTTACCGGATAAGGTGATGAAGCCGGTCGGCGGCATCCCGATGATCGAGCTGTTGCTCTCGCGTCTCTCGCGGGCAAAAGAGATCGATCAGATCGTTGTCGCCACCTCGGTCGATCCGCGCAATCGGCCGCTGAGCGATCATGTGCGCAAGCTCGGCTATTCGTGCGAGCAGGGGAGCGAGAACGACGTCCTCGACCGGTATGTCGAAGCGGCCGGGAAGCACCGGGCCGATGTGGTCGTTCGGATCACCGGCGATTGTCCGTTGGTCGACCCCGGATTGGTGGATGAAGTGGTCCGCGGCTTCAAAGCGGCGAAGGTCGATTACTTCAGCAACATCGATCCGCCGACCTACCCGGACGGGCTCGACATCGAAGTATGCACATTCAAGGCGCTGGAGCGGGCGAGACGGGAAACAAGCAGACCGCATGATCGGGAGCATGTCACCCCCTACCTGCGCGAGTCGGGACGTTTCAAGACCGCCTCGATGAAATACAACCAGGACCTTTCGGGGCTCCGCTGGACGGTCGATGAGCCGGCCGATTTTGCAGTCATTGAAAAGGTCTTTGGGCATTTCCATCCCCGGATCGATTTCACCTGGGGCGAAGTGCTCGGCCTGCAGCGCCGGCAGCCGGAGACCTTCAGCCTCAACCAAAATCTGATTCGCAACGAAGGAGCGACGATGGGGACCGGACAAAAACTTTGGAAGCGGGCGAAGCGGGTCATCCCCGGCGGCAGCATGCTTCTTTCCAAGCGGGCCGAGATGTTCCTGCCGGACCAGTGGCCCGCCTACTTCAGCAAAAGCAAAGGGTGCAAGGTCTGGGACCTCGACGGCCGCGAATATACCGACCTGTCGATTATGGGGATCGGCACCAACATCCTCGGATACGGCCATCCGGAAGTCGATGACGCCGTCCGGAAGACGATCGACGCCGGCAACATGTCGACCCTCAATTGCCCGGAAGAAGTTTATCTCGCCGAAAAGCTGGTCGAGCTCCACCCCTGGGCCGGGATGGTCCGCCTGGCCCGCTCCGGCGGAGAGGCGAATGCGATCGCCATCCGGATCGCCCGGGCGGCGTCGGGGAAAGACAAAGTCGCGATCTGCGGCTACCACGGCTGGCACGACTGGTACCTCTCGGCCAACCTCGGCGACGACAAAAATCTCGCCGGCCACCTGCTGCCGGGCCTGGCGCCGAACGGCGTTCCGCAAAACCTCCGGGGCACCGTCTTTCCCTTCAACTACAATAATTTTTCCGAGCTGGAGACGCTGGTCAACACCCACGACATCGGCGTGATCAAGATGGAGGTGGTCCGCAATCAGGGCCCGCAGGACAACTTTCTCCAGAAGGTACGGCAACTCGCCACCGACCGCCGTATCGTTCTCATTTTCGATGAATGCACCTCCGGCTTTCGCCAGACCTTCGGCGGCCTCCACAAGCTCTATGGGGTCGAGCCCGACATGGCGATGTTCGGAAAGGCGCTCGGCAACGGCTACGGCATCACCGCCACGATCGGGAAACGCGAAATCATGGAGGCGGCGCAGACCACCTTCATCAGCAGCACCTTCTGGACCGAGCGGATCGGACCGACCGCCGCGCTCAAAACGCTGGAGGTGATGGCGCGCGAGAAGTCGTGGGAGCAGATCACGGAGACCGGCAGGGACATTACGGCCCGATGGAAAGCGCTCGCCGAAAAATACGGCCTGTCGATTACCACCAACGGCTTGCCGGCGCTGACCGGGTTCTCATTCAACAGCCCGAACGCGCTCGCCTATAAAACCCTCATCACCCAGGAGATGCTCGCCAAGGGATACCTCGCCGGGACGAGCGTCTATGTCTGCACCGAGCATACGCCGGAGGTGGTCGCTCAATTTTTCGAGACGCTCGATCCGATCTTTGCGTTGATCAAAGAGTGCGAAGAGGGTCGCGATGTCATGACGCTGCTGAAAGGGCCGGTCTGCCACGCCGGCTTTAAGAGGCTGAATTGA
- a CDS encoding PIG-L family deacetylase, with the protein MQSILVVAAHPDDELLGCGGTIAKLADEGAIIHVAFLADGVFSRAGEKTKQQEALRSRRAAAQTACDILRVKSISFGDFPDNRMDTMALIEITQAVERSVAEHRPDTVFTHHAGDLNVDHRLAHQAVATACRPQSGHPVKTILSFEVPSSTEWPLPGSAPAFAPNWFVDISGTLDRKLAALDAYAAELRPWPHPRSRQGVEHLARWRGATVGAGAAEAFMLGRRLA; encoded by the coding sequence ATGCAGTCGATCCTTGTGGTCGCGGCCCATCCGGATGATGAACTCCTCGGCTGCGGCGGAACGATCGCCAAGCTGGCCGACGAAGGAGCGATCATTCATGTCGCCTTTCTGGCCGACGGGGTCTTCTCACGGGCGGGAGAAAAAACGAAACAGCAGGAAGCGTTGCGCTCCCGCCGCGCGGCGGCGCAGACGGCCTGCGATATTCTGAGGGTGAAGTCGATCTCCTTCGGTGACTTTCCCGACAATCGGATGGACACGATGGCATTGATCGAAATCACGCAGGCGGTGGAGCGGTCGGTCGCCGAGCACCGGCCCGACACGGTTTTCACCCACCATGCGGGCGACCTGAATGTCGACCATCGGCTGGCCCATCAAGCCGTGGCGACGGCCTGCCGGCCGCAGAGCGGGCATCCGGTCAAGACGATCCTCTCTTTTGAAGTGCCGTCGAGCACCGAGTGGCCGCTCCCCGGCAGCGCGCCGGCCTTTGCGCCGAACTGGTTTGTCGATATTTCCGGGACGCTCGACCGCAAGCTGGCGGCGCTCGATGCCTACGCCGCCGAGCTCCGCCCCTGGCCGCATCCCCGTTCCCGGCAAGGGGTCGAACATCTGGCCCGCTGGCGCGGCGCGACCGTCGGGGCCGGGGCCGCCGAAGCATTCATGCTGGGGAGGCGACTCGCATGA
- the pseG gene encoding UDP-2,4-diacetamido-2,4,6-trideoxy-beta-L-altropyranose hydrolase, whose translation MNVVFRVDASVQIGTGHLMRCLTLAEALRERGAQTQFICREQTGHLIPLLQQKAIPVTVLPAPLKSDIPLGEEYAAWLGVTQAEDAGQTIEVLGGERPDWLVVDHYGLDIEWENRLRPHTGKIMVIDDLANRPHDCDLLLDQNYSAEGEGRYQAMVPETCRRLAGPRYALLRPEYALYRRTRPARDGEVRRVLVFFGGSDPHNMTGLTIEALSQPALRHLAVDVVVGANNPHRPMIEKGAAKRPCTRIYEPRPHLAALMSEADLAIGAGGATTWERMCLGLPAVVISIAENQRPASEALQKVALLDYAGHFPDVTANHIASLLRQRCDNPKGLVERSLRSRLEVDGLGALRVVELLSPSHSSAIRLRPAAEDDVALYYDWRNDRATSNGTEEASSLSWDRHQAWFTDKLHDSNSPLFVAEVSGLPVGQIRFETEKSEALIDYSLDPIVQGRGWEPHLVALGGTHLRQIPPVRLHAAPQKEAPLFLRMSRPGMSIVSDAKATFSIAVLSDRSSWLNGFIQRLSFDWLSIGHRVLWVHHKADLRPADFCFYLSCGQIVPQKILSQYRHNLVVHESDLPKGRGWSPLTWQILDGKNRIPVTLFEAAEKVDSGVIYAQEWIAFEGHELIDELRHAQAEATLTLCKRFVEHYPQILNEAREQAGEADSYPRRRPEDSLIDPEKSISELFPKLRVADPVRYPSFFMKFGRLYKIVLEKYAK comes from the coding sequence ATGAACGTCGTCTTTCGCGTCGATGCATCGGTCCAGATAGGCACCGGCCACCTGATGCGCTGCCTGACCTTGGCAGAGGCGCTTCGCGAACGCGGCGCGCAGACGCAATTCATCTGTCGGGAGCAGACGGGACATCTCATCCCGCTGCTGCAGCAAAAGGCGATTCCGGTGACCGTGCTGCCGGCCCCTTTGAAGAGCGATATTCCGCTCGGTGAAGAGTATGCCGCATGGTTGGGGGTGACGCAGGCCGAGGATGCCGGACAGACCATTGAAGTACTCGGCGGCGAAAGACCCGACTGGCTGGTGGTCGATCATTATGGACTTGATATCGAATGGGAGAACCGGCTGCGACCTCATACCGGAAAGATCATGGTCATCGATGACCTTGCCAACCGCCCTCACGACTGCGATCTGCTTTTGGATCAAAACTATTCCGCCGAGGGGGAAGGCCGCTACCAAGCAATGGTTCCTGAGACCTGCCGGCGACTCGCGGGGCCCCGTTACGCGCTGCTTCGCCCCGAATATGCGCTTTATCGGCGAACCCGGCCGGCCCGTGATGGAGAGGTGAGGAGGGTGTTGGTTTTTTTCGGCGGCTCCGATCCGCATAACATGACGGGGCTGACGATTGAAGCCTTGTCGCAGCCGGCCTTGCGCCATCTGGCCGTCGATGTGGTGGTCGGTGCCAATAATCCACACCGCCCGATGATTGAAAAGGGTGCGGCCAAAAGGCCTTGCACCCGAATTTACGAGCCACGCCCACATCTCGCAGCGTTGATGTCTGAAGCCGATCTGGCGATCGGCGCCGGCGGGGCGACGACCTGGGAGCGGATGTGCCTTGGCCTGCCGGCCGTCGTCATTTCAATCGCCGAGAATCAGCGCCCCGCTTCGGAGGCGCTTCAGAAGGTAGCGCTCCTCGACTATGCCGGCCATTTTCCCGACGTCACCGCGAATCATATCGCCTCATTGCTTCGACAGCGATGTGACAACCCCAAAGGGCTCGTCGAGCGAAGCCTGCGCAGCCGACTGGAGGTCGACGGGCTCGGCGCGTTGCGCGTCGTAGAATTGCTCTCCCCGAGTCACAGCAGCGCGATCCGGCTTCGGCCCGCCGCTGAAGACGATGTCGCTCTCTATTATGACTGGCGCAATGATCGGGCGACAAGCAACGGGACGGAAGAGGCGTCTTCCCTTTCTTGGGATCGGCACCAGGCCTGGTTTACGGATAAATTACATGATTCAAACAGCCCCCTGTTCGTCGCCGAGGTTTCCGGCCTGCCGGTGGGACAGATCCGCTTCGAGACGGAAAAATCCGAAGCGTTGATCGATTATTCTCTCGACCCAATCGTGCAGGGAAGAGGTTGGGAGCCGCACCTGGTTGCTTTAGGGGGAACGCATCTGCGGCAGATCCCGCCGGTCAGGCTGCACGCCGCGCCGCAAAAAGAAGCCCCTCTTTTTTTGAGGATGAGTCGTCCTGGAATGTCCATCGTCTCGGACGCGAAGGCTACTTTTTCAATCGCCGTTCTGTCCGATCGGTCGAGCTGGCTGAACGGCTTCATCCAACGACTGTCGTTCGACTGGCTCTCGATCGGCCACCGCGTTCTGTGGGTCCATCACAAAGCAGACCTGCGCCCCGCTGATTTCTGCTTCTACTTAAGCTGCGGTCAAATCGTGCCTCAGAAGATCCTCTCTCAGTATCGACACAATTTAGTCGTCCACGAAAGCGATCTGCCGAAAGGGAGAGGTTGGTCGCCGCTGACATGGCAAATCCTCGATGGGAAGAACCGGATCCCGGTCACGTTATTCGAGGCGGCGGAAAAAGTAGACAGCGGCGTTATCTATGCGCAGGAGTGGATTGCGTTCGAGGGGCATGAGCTGATCGACGAACTCCGCCATGCCCAGGCGGAGGCGACCCTGACATTGTGCAAACGGTTCGTTGAACACTATCCGCAGATTCTGAACGAGGCGCGGGAGCAGGCCGGGGAGGCCGATTCTTATCCGCGGCGTCGGCCGGAGGACAGCCTCATCGATCCCGAAAAATCGATTTCCGAGCTCTTCCCGAAGCTGCGGGTGGCCGATCCCGTTCGGTACCCCAGTTTCTTTATGAAGTTTGGCCGGCTCTACAAAATCGTTCTGGAGAAGTACGCAAAGTGA
- a CDS encoding methionyl-tRNA formyltransferase, protein MAARLAARTGQEFVLMTSKEDLTIENLTTIRPELIFFPHWSYRIDASVFNRFPSVVFHMTDLPFGRGGSPLQNLIVRGIYETKISALRCVEEMDGGPIYLKRPLTLHGSAEEIFLRASKIIEEMIVEILEKNPKPVAQEGAPTLFKRRRPEEGNLASASSLDQLFDMIRMLDAEGYPNAFLEFGPFRLEFTRAARKEDQVIADVRITAAKQTKEGGHD, encoded by the coding sequence ATGGCCGCGCGCCTCGCCGCGCGGACCGGGCAAGAGTTTGTCCTGATGACTTCTAAAGAAGACCTTACAATAGAAAACCTGACAACGATTCGTCCCGAGCTCATTTTTTTCCCGCATTGGTCATACCGCATCGACGCGAGCGTTTTCAACCGCTTTCCTTCCGTGGTTTTTCATATGACCGATCTTCCTTTCGGCCGGGGTGGAAGTCCTCTGCAGAATCTGATCGTCCGTGGTATTTACGAAACGAAGATCTCCGCGCTCCGCTGTGTGGAAGAGATGGACGGCGGTCCGATCTACCTCAAAAGGCCGCTCACCCTTCATGGCTCGGCGGAGGAGATCTTTCTGAGGGCTTCCAAAATTATTGAAGAGATGATCGTCGAGATTCTGGAAAAGAACCCGAAACCGGTCGCGCAGGAGGGAGCGCCGACCCTGTTCAAGCGCCGCAGACCGGAGGAGGGCAACCTGGCATCGGCCTCGTCACTCGACCAGCTCTTCGACATGATCCGAATGCTCGATGCGGAAGGCTATCCAAACGCCTTTCTGGAGTTCGGCCCCTTTCGCCTTGAATTTACGCGTGCCGCACGGAAAGAGGATCAGGTGATCGCGGATGTCCGGATCACCGCGGCGAAACAGACGAAGGAGGGTGGCCATGATTGA
- the pseI gene encoding pseudaminic acid synthase produces MIEISGRKIGQDHPPFIIAEMSGNHNQSLDRALEIVDAAAKSGAHALKIQTYTPDTMTIDLNEREFHISDPKSLWAGKSLYHLYGEAYTPWGWHQPIFDRARRLGMIPFSTPFDDTAVDFLEKLDVPCYKIASFENTDLPLIRRVAATGKPMIISTGMATVADLDESVRAAREAGNKELILLKCTSSYPATPRNTNIMTIPHLRSLFGCEVGLSDHTLGVGVSVASVALGATVVEKHFTLRRADGGVDSAFSMEPAEMAQLVAETERAWQALGRVSYGTTEAEKKSIQFRRSLYIVQDLKAGEVLTRENVRAIRPGLGLPTKFLDQVLGQTVKQDVKRGTALGWGMIGSV; encoded by the coding sequence ATGATTGAGATTTCGGGTCGGAAAATCGGTCAAGACCATCCTCCTTTCATCATCGCCGAGATGTCGGGGAACCACAATCAATCGCTCGATCGGGCGCTGGAGATCGTCGACGCGGCCGCCAAGTCGGGGGCGCATGCGCTGAAAATCCAGACCTATACCCCCGACACCATGACGATCGACCTGAACGAACGGGAGTTCCATATCAGCGACCCGAAGAGTCTCTGGGCCGGCAAATCGCTTTATCATCTCTATGGCGAGGCCTACACGCCGTGGGGATGGCACCAGCCGATTTTCGACCGCGCGCGCCGGCTCGGGATGATTCCCTTCAGCACGCCGTTTGACGATACGGCGGTCGACTTCCTCGAGAAACTCGATGTCCCCTGCTACAAGATCGCCTCTTTTGAGAACACCGACCTGCCGCTGATCCGCCGCGTGGCCGCGACCGGCAAGCCGATGATCATCTCCACCGGGATGGCGACGGTCGCAGATCTCGATGAATCCGTCCGCGCCGCGCGCGAGGCGGGCAACAAGGAGCTGATCCTGCTGAAATGTACCAGCAGCTATCCGGCGACGCCCCGGAATACCAATATCATGACCATCCCGCATTTACGGTCGCTGTTCGGCTGTGAGGTCGGCCTGTCGGACCACACCCTGGGCGTCGGCGTTTCGGTCGCCAGTGTCGCCTTGGGCGCGACGGTCGTCGAAAAGCACTTCACCCTCCGGCGCGCGGACGGAGGGGTCGACAGCGCCTTCTCCATGGAGCCGGCCGAGATGGCGCAGCTGGTCGCGGAGACCGAGCGGGCCTGGCAGGCGCTCGGCCGCGTGAGCTATGGAACGACGGAGGCCGAGAAAAAATCGATTCAGTTCCGCCGCTCGCTTTATATCGTGCAGGACCTGAAGGCCGGAGAGGTGCTGACGCGGGAGAATGTCCGGGCGATCCGGCCGGGACTCGGACTCCCGACGAAGTTTCTCGATCAGGTGCTCGGCCAGACCGTGAAGCAGGATGTCAAGCGCGGAACGGCGCTCGGCTGGGGAATGATCGGATCCGTCTAA
- a CDS encoding lipopolysaccharide biosynthesis protein: protein MLHATSLKTRFLVSVGSNGIRSIISFVSGLLIARGLNPSGYGDFMFLLGTFVAIRSLLDMGSSSAFYTFLSRQAQGLRFYLSYFTWMTLQFLITLSFVALIIPSTIFQRVWLGHNREIVVITFFAAFMQQQVWQTVSQIGESRRKTIMVQLMNVVIALTYLAMISLLLVFGYMSVKNILFLIIIQYAAATILAYWLLKEDQARPVENNRSLKQVSREYWVYCKPLMILSLVNFLYDFADKWMLQKFGGPTQQGYFQIASQFANVSLLATTSILSIFWKEIADAWAKQNHTRVEMLYRKVSRGLVMLGAIITGILLPWSKQIVMIFLGPAYSQAWPVLAMMLLYPIHQSMGQIGGTMFLASGNTHKFMLVGMGMMLISIPFSYLALAPTTGGLIPGLDLGAMGIATKMVLLGIISVNIQAWVIARYSGWRFDWMFQLVGIPLMIGLGYLVNKLVGLMWNLEDISKADLMVPMVLSGVIYALFVTLTIWIFPWLIGVEKEEINDLFKKPVYSLLYKSEPIKRC, encoded by the coding sequence ATGCTCCACGCCACATCATTGAAAACCAGGTTCTTGGTGTCTGTGGGTTCAAATGGGATCCGCAGCATTATTAGTTTCGTTTCCGGGTTGCTTATCGCCCGGGGGCTGAATCCATCCGGTTATGGCGATTTCATGTTTCTCTTGGGCACCTTTGTTGCCATCCGGTCATTGCTGGATATGGGAAGTTCAAGCGCGTTTTATACCTTCCTTTCCCGGCAGGCCCAAGGACTAAGATTCTATCTGTCCTATTTTACCTGGATGACATTGCAATTTTTGATCACGCTATCGTTTGTCGCCTTAATCATTCCTTCCACTATTTTTCAAAGGGTCTGGTTGGGACATAACCGTGAAATTGTCGTAATCACTTTTTTTGCGGCATTCATGCAGCAGCAGGTTTGGCAAACGGTGAGTCAAATCGGTGAAAGCAGGCGGAAGACAATAATGGTGCAACTCATGAACGTCGTCATTGCCCTTACCTATCTGGCAATGATTTCACTGTTATTGGTTTTTGGCTATATGTCGGTAAAAAATATATTATTTTTAATCATCATCCAATATGCGGCGGCTACCATTTTAGCCTACTGGCTCCTGAAAGAGGATCAAGCTCGGCCTGTTGAAAATAATAGATCACTCAAACAGGTATCACGAGAGTATTGGGTCTACTGTAAGCCCTTGATGATTCTCTCTCTGGTTAATTTTTTATATGACTTCGCCGATAAATGGATGCTTCAAAAATTCGGAGGGCCGACACAACAAGGCTATTTTCAGATCGCGAGCCAATTTGCAAATGTAAGCCTGTTGGCGACAACTTCAATCCTAAGTATTTTTTGGAAGGAAATCGCGGATGCTTGGGCGAAACAGAACCACACAAGGGTCGAAATGCTTTACCGGAAAGTCAGTCGGGGGCTTGTAATGCTGGGAGCAATCATTACCGGCATACTGCTTCCTTGGTCAAAACAAATCGTAATGATTTTTCTGGGACCGGCGTATTCACAAGCCTGGCCGGTGCTGGCGATGATGCTGCTCTATCCAATCCATCAATCGATGGGTCAAATCGGCGGGACCATGTTTCTCGCGAGCGGCAATACCCATAAATTCATGCTTGTCGGCATGGGGATGATGTTGATTTCCATACCTTTTTCATATCTTGCACTCGCCCCAACGACAGGGGGGTTGATTCCAGGATTGGATCTGGGAGCAATGGGGATTGCGACCAAGATGGTGTTACTCGGCATCATCTCTGTAAATATTCAGGCGTGGGTCATCGCGAGGTACAGCGGATGGCGATTCGATTGGATGTTCCAATTGGTTGGAATACCACTGATGATTGGACTCGGGTATCTGGTCAACAAGCTCGTTGGATTGATGTGGAATCTGGAGGATATCAGCAAGGCTGACCTCATGGTTCCAATGGTACTCTCAGGAGTTATTTACGCTCTTTTCGTCACCCTGACAATTTGGATTTTTCCATGGCTGATCGGCGTCGAAAAAGAGGAAATAAACGACCTGTTCAAGAAGCCTGTTTACTCGTTACTCTATAAGAGCGAGCCGATCAAACGATGCTAA